Proteins co-encoded in one Chitinophagales bacterium genomic window:
- a CDS encoding carboxyl transferase domain-containing protein → MKSNINPNSSQFKANFAGMTQLVEQLEKHLEESRFQGQEKHIERARKRGKFLARERLELVLDKDSPFLELLPLAGMKQKGGFGAGGTNVSGIGLVAGKLCMINSNVGTRKGGSVDAATVFKSLRLGEIARENRLPTINLVESGGANLPDQAKIFNYGGESFREISRRSKMGIPTISVVFGNATAGGAYVPGMSDFAIFQKQAAKVFLAGPPLVKMATNEVATDEELGGAEMHSRISGVSDYLAEDELDGIRIARELMEIVDVGKPHFVPNAPIEEPLYDAEEILGVVPDNVKTPFDVRELIIRVVDGSRFSEFKAEYGSTMVTGWAKIHGYKVGIVANNGVIFSESANKAAQFIQLSNKNNIPLIFMQNTTGYMVGKEYEEGGIIKNGAKLINAVSNSEVPSITLMIGSSYGAGNYGMNGRSYNPRFLFAYPNSKIGVMGSEQLAGVMEIVQRASAKSLGKEYDEKQGAMIKAMLIAEAESKSSAWYSTSELWDDGIIDPRETRNYLGFSLAVLYNQPIKGSEGYGVWRM, encoded by the coding sequence ATGAAATCAAACATCAACCCCAACAGTTCGCAGTTCAAAGCCAATTTTGCAGGCATGACTCAATTGGTCGAACAACTCGAAAAACACTTGGAAGAAAGCCGTTTTCAAGGTCAAGAAAAACACATTGAACGAGCCAGAAAACGAGGTAAATTTTTGGCGAGAGAACGGCTCGAATTGGTATTGGACAAGGATAGTCCGTTTTTGGAACTGTTGCCCCTTGCAGGAATGAAGCAAAAAGGCGGATTTGGTGCGGGAGGAACGAATGTTTCAGGAATTGGATTGGTAGCGGGTAAACTGTGCATGATTAACTCCAATGTTGGCACCCGAAAAGGCGGTTCGGTGGATGCTGCAACGGTTTTTAAGAGCCTCCGCTTGGGAGAAATTGCGAGAGAAAATAGGCTGCCTACCATCAATTTGGTGGAAAGTGGTGGCGCAAACCTTCCCGACCAAGCCAAAATCTTCAATTATGGGGGTGAATCTTTTCGAGAAATTAGCCGCCGCTCCAAAATGGGGATTCCTACTATTTCGGTAGTATTTGGCAATGCGACTGCTGGAGGGGCTTATGTACCAGGCATGTCGGATTTTGCAATTTTTCAGAAACAGGCTGCAAAGGTGTTTTTGGCAGGGCCTCCACTCGTCAAAATGGCGACGAATGAGGTGGCAACGGATGAAGAATTGGGGGGGGCAGAAATGCACAGTCGTATATCGGGGGTGAGTGATTATTTGGCAGAAGATGAATTGGATGGTATTCGGATTGCGAGGGAATTGATGGAGATTGTGGATGTGGGCAAACCGCATTTTGTTCCTAATGCTCCAATTGAAGAGCCGCTTTATGATGCAGAGGAAATATTGGGGGTTGTACCTGACAATGTGAAAACGCCTTTTGATGTTCGTGAGTTGATTATTAGGGTGGTCGATGGTTCTCGTTTTTCGGAGTTTAAGGCGGAGTATGGTAGTACGATGGTGACAGGCTGGGCAAAGATTCATGGCTACAAAGTGGGGATTGTTGCCAACAATGGGGTGATTTTTTCGGAATCGGCTAATAAGGCAGCGCAGTTTATTCAACTCTCGAATAAGAACAATATTCCCTTGATTTTTATGCAAAACACAACAGGGTATATGGTCGGAAAGGAGTATGAGGAGGGTGGTATTATCAAAAATGGGGCGAAACTTATCAATGCGGTGTCGAATAGTGAAGTGCCTTCGATTACCTTGATGATTGGCTCATCTTATGGCGCAGGTAATTATGGGATGAATGGACGCTCTTACAATCCTCGATTTTTGTTTGCTTACCCAAACTCCAAAATTGGGGTGATGGGTTCGGAACAATTGGCGGGGGTGATGGAGATTGTGCAGCGTGCTTCGGCTAAGTCGTTGGGGAAGGAATACGATGAAAAACAGGGTGCTATGATTAAGGCAATGTTGATTGCAGAGGCTGAATCGAAGTCTTCGGCTTGGTATTCTACTTCTGAATTGTGGGATGATGGCATTATTGACCCACGAGAAACGAGAAATTATTTGGGTTTTTCGCTTGCTGTGCTTTACAATCAGCCCATTAAAGGATCGGAGGGATATGGTGTTTGGAGGATGTAG
- a CDS encoding T9SS type A sorting domain-containing protein translates to MRALQLMDILGRKLKELDLENGKVDLERGILTSGVYLFRILTDENRISGRGKMIVN, encoded by the coding sequence ATGAGAGCATTACAACTAATGGACATTCTCGGCAGAAAATTGAAGGAATTAGATTTGGAGAACGGTAAAGTGGATTTGGAGAGAGGGATTTTGACGAGTGGGGTGTATTTGTTTCGGATTTTGACGGATGAGAATAGGATTTCGGGGAGAGGGAAGATGATTGTTAACTAA
- a CDS encoding FG-GAP-like repeat-containing protein, giving the protein MNKINLFLPLCLLLLINEVFAQDVFSLRKVISKKSAFAGVVQAVDFDKDGDLDVFSASSIDYKLSWYENLGKGIFGEQKIVNTPLDDIPDAILADLNDDGWIDIISISNHHEKIVWLKNKGDNTFSGRITLAHTEGYITKIAAEDVDKDGDLDVVAAANQSYVVWYENNGNGNFTGLEMRLPLGTMNPITFLSTDLDKDGDIDIISASPFDDRIVWNENDGSGIFSEQKLLVSNTENIFSIYTEDLDQDGDLDIISGSRYDIKWYENMGNEEFSGSIVISEEVEDVFGLSFGDLNEDGYIDIVSASYEDSKIAWYENDGVANFSIQKIITQWNDQVFSVQAIDLDNDGSLDILANTSGDTKIVWYENLANHGYINCFAFIDDNENGVYDLQEKPLPNQIFKVSPSCVASTVSDNLGNAFFHAKYGDYELTYEPNPLWELTSNSTIFSITLDKDTDLPTYFFGFKPEKTQDKIVASLSSSYFQCNRLVKYWLSAFNAGTTEVNGTLTMRIDSLTLQVLDIAPEPTISEDYKLVWNYSDLAPNQKFTIEVNTLSPGFEHLGDTLIMEGEVNILDENQQIIDSDATELAIELCSTTESNSKSVTTNLETDKGMAYIGDALSYTIQFYNINEELASNLRIEDSLDTHLDWDSFHIISASHNFRTTLDTETGFLIFHFDDINLYASNSDKREGSGYITYGVKSLETVEENSEVANKSYHFFDFNPPIITNTAIITLIEQVETDIEVLDNEYSILIYPNPFSDYTTIEVNKLPQGNYQLQLMDILGRKLRELDLVNGKVDLERGNLASGVYLFRILTDENRILGSGKVLVE; this is encoded by the coding sequence ATGAATAAAATTAATTTATTTTTACCCCTTTGTCTCTTATTGTTAATTAACGAAGTGTTTGCACAAGATGTATTTAGTCTAAGAAAGGTTATTTCGAAGAAGTCCGCCTTTGCTGGAGTTGTTCAAGCAGTTGATTTTGACAAGGATGGAGATTTAGATGTTTTTTCTGCCAGCAGTATTGATTACAAGCTTTCATGGTATGAAAATCTGGGAAAAGGGATATTTGGTGAACAGAAAATTGTCAATACACCTTTAGATGATATTCCCGATGCTATTTTAGCAGATTTGAATGACGATGGTTGGATTGATATAATTTCTATTTCTAATCATCACGAAAAAATCGTTTGGCTTAAAAACAAAGGAGATAATACTTTTAGTGGCAGAATCACTTTGGCACACACAGAAGGCTATATCACTAAAATAGCAGCAGAAGATGTGGACAAAGATGGAGACTTAGATGTAGTAGCTGCGGCCAATCAAAGTTATGTTGTTTGGTATGAAAATAACGGCAATGGAAATTTCACTGGACTTGAGATGAGACTTCCTTTGGGAACTATGAATCCAATCACATTTTTATCTACTGATTTGGATAAAGATGGTGACATAGACATTATTTCTGCTTCACCCTTTGATGACAGAATTGTTTGGAATGAAAATGATGGAAGTGGAATTTTTAGTGAGCAGAAACTTTTAGTGTCTAACACAGAAAACATATTCTCTATTTATACTGAAGATCTTGATCAAGATGGGGACTTGGACATTATTTCTGGTTCTCGTTATGACATCAAGTGGTATGAAAACATGGGCAATGAAGAGTTTAGTGGCTCGATAGTCATTTCAGAGGAAGTAGAGGATGTTTTTGGTTTATCCTTCGGAGACTTAAACGAGGATGGGTATATAGATATCGTTTCCGCCTCGTATGAAGATTCAAAAATAGCTTGGTATGAAAATGATGGAGTAGCAAATTTTAGTATTCAAAAAATTATTACTCAATGGAACGACCAAGTCTTTTCTGTCCAAGCTATTGATTTAGACAATGATGGAAGTTTAGACATTTTAGCAAACACTTCAGGAGATACAAAAATAGTTTGGTATGAAAACCTTGCTAATCATGGATACATCAACTGCTTCGCATTTATTGATGACAATGAAAATGGAGTGTATGATTTACAGGAAAAACCTCTGCCCAATCAAATTTTCAAAGTGAGTCCCTCCTGTGTCGCTTCAACAGTATCAGATAATCTTGGTAATGCTTTTTTCCACGCTAAATATGGTGATTATGAACTAACCTATGAACCCAATCCATTATGGGAACTTACTTCTAATTCTACTATTTTTTCTATTACATTGGATAAGGATACAGACCTCCCTACATATTTTTTTGGATTCAAGCCTGAAAAAACGCAAGATAAAATAGTGGCTTCTTTGAGCAGTTCTTATTTTCAATGCAATAGATTAGTCAAATACTGGTTAAGTGCCTTTAATGCAGGAACTACAGAGGTTAATGGTACTTTGACCATGCGGATAGATTCTTTAACTCTACAAGTATTAGATATTGCCCCAGAACCTACTATCTCAGAAGATTATAAGTTAGTCTGGAATTATTCGGACTTAGCTCCCAATCAAAAATTTACGATTGAAGTAAATACATTATCTCCGGGCTTTGAACATTTGGGAGATACATTAATAATGGAAGGCGAAGTAAATATCTTAGATGAAAATCAGCAAATAATTGATTCAGATGCTACGGAGTTGGCTATAGAATTGTGTTCAACAACTGAGTCTAATTCTAAGAGTGTTACAACAAACTTAGAAACTGATAAAGGCATGGCTTATATTGGAGATGCACTCTCCTATACTATTCAATTTTACAATATCAATGAGGAATTAGCTTCAAATCTTCGCATTGAAGATTCACTTGATACACATTTAGATTGGGATAGTTTTCACATCATATCTGCGAGCCACAATTTTAGGACTACACTTGACACCGAAACAGGTTTTTTAATTTTTCATTTTGATGATATCAACTTATATGCCAGTAACTCCGATAAACGTGAGGGTAGTGGGTATATTACTTATGGGGTAAAATCCTTGGAAACAGTGGAGGAAAATTCAGAAGTAGCCAACAAATCCTATCATTTCTTTGACTTCAATCCTCCAATCATCACCAATACTGCAATAATCACCTTGATTGAACAGGTCGAAACGGATATTGAAGTATTGGATAATGAATATTCGATATTGATTTATCCCAATCCTTTTTCAGACTATACCACCATTGAAGTCAACAAACTTCCACAAGGCAATTACCAATTGCAGCTAATGGACATTCTCGGCAGAAAACTTCGGGAATTGGATTTGGTGAATGGAAAGGTGGATTTGGAGAGAGGGAATTTGGCGAGTGGGGTGTATTTGTTTCGGATTTTGACGGACGAGAATAGGATTTTGGGGAGTGGGAAGGTGTTGGTGGAGTGA
- a CDS encoding FG-GAP-like repeat-containing protein: protein MKNILLFNLSFFLNIALVYGQYTEHLLTLRANTVQGIDVGDIDGDGALDVLSVSSKDNKLAWYPNEGNGVFDFQIVIPSSLIQPRILTTLDFDKDGDIDVIAGGLGGYKIVWHVNNGNGVFTEEVVIPDSFEDPSKIMSADMEGDGDLDIVIAGDGIFWHQNNGTESFVRKTISGSGGVSDFALTDFDKDGDTDVITLDLSKNKLIKYENMGASVFQAEELIDVGFFLGKSSMADLNGDGWTDIVFTDFIATKVSWLSNQGDGSFGNEQIINASIPWAKYVSTADLNGDGHIDVFVSPDSENNIHYFLNEGNGTFTTHEPITSSSFLSSGLLAADLNQDQILDILWSSASSSTIAWNAGDGNNAFGTENRITTETPYPKTPFAMDVDKDGDLDVLNISPLSWHENKGNKQFGALKPIYHTSVSHVIIKDLDSDGYEDLITSSYETLSWFPGNSQGFDPEIIIVEDLYWVESLDVADLDKDGDLDIVVVNDTDNEILWFPNKGGAAFGESRLITENFRQIEALKLADINQDGTMDVIAGTTTLEDRIEWFSNNGEGVFEAKGIIAEDIGAISTDFVIDMDLDGDLDIIFASSFLEEIRVAKNDGMGNWSAPVTVFENGSSSKIVGLTDINGDKLLDILYNTTINSALYITIQTELGVFDTPLKISNITSNYAHSVDLDLDGDLDVLSTGNFIKTLVWYENTIDQDKHPIVGFTYFDVNENGLRESNEPPLVNHPILLSPNENLTFSKSNGNFTYIVSPDEYVLQTESIGIWKLTSADESYEINLLQEETANPYLFGFAPQRHKTEVRPFLLGNPTRCNSEVSYWLDYRNTGTAIAKGTISLEVDELLAFVSSNPEPDEIEEGKWIWNFEDLYPSQNDRIEIHFQTPDESHIGEILNVKTTLHFFINDQLSHYPLTDEYNSELLCSYDPNDKLVRSNLLGQSEFAYIKDTIYYTVRFQNTGNDTAFNIRIEDLLDKKLDWTTFRPITASHDYRTVLNRQTGLATFYFDDIMLPDSTTNEVESHGFVTFAIASLANVGDKTKVDNTASIFFDFNPPIITNTAIITLIEQVETDIEVLDNGYSILIFPNPFSTHTTIEVEGLPQGNYQLQLMDILGRKLKELDLENGNVDLERGNLASGVYLFRILTDENRILGSGKVMVE from the coding sequence ATGAAAAATATTTTACTTTTCAACCTATCCTTCTTCTTAAACATAGCTTTGGTATATGGTCAATATACAGAGCATTTGTTAACGCTTCGTGCCAATACTGTTCAAGGAATTGATGTAGGAGACATAGATGGTGATGGAGCCTTAGATGTTTTGTCTGTTTCGTCGAAAGACAACAAATTGGCTTGGTATCCGAATGAAGGAAATGGAGTCTTTGATTTTCAAATTGTTATACCATCTTCTTTAATCCAACCAAGAATATTGACTACCCTTGACTTTGATAAAGATGGTGATATAGATGTAATAGCTGGAGGTCTTGGTGGGTATAAAATTGTTTGGCATGTCAACAATGGCAATGGAGTGTTCACAGAGGAGGTCGTCATTCCTGATAGTTTTGAAGATCCTTCAAAAATCATGTCGGCAGATATGGAAGGTGATGGAGACTTGGATATTGTAATAGCTGGAGACGGCATTTTCTGGCACCAAAACAATGGTACAGAAAGTTTTGTACGCAAAACAATCAGTGGTAGTGGCGGAGTGAGTGACTTTGCACTTACCGATTTTGACAAGGATGGAGACACGGATGTAATTACGTTGGATTTAAGCAAAAACAAACTCATAAAATATGAGAATATGGGAGCGAGTGTTTTTCAAGCCGAAGAATTAATAGATGTAGGCTTTTTCTTAGGGAAATCATCTATGGCAGATTTGAATGGAGATGGTTGGACAGATATTGTTTTCACCGATTTTATTGCAACTAAAGTGTCTTGGCTATCGAATCAAGGTGATGGAAGCTTTGGAAATGAGCAAATTATTAATGCTTCTATACCTTGGGCTAAATACGTTTCAACCGCAGATTTGAATGGAGATGGGCATATAGATGTATTTGTAAGCCCTGATTCTGAAAATAATATTCACTATTTTTTGAACGAAGGAAATGGCACATTTACCACGCATGAACCTATTACATCAAGTAGTTTTCTTTCTTCTGGGCTTTTAGCTGCAGACCTCAACCAAGATCAAATACTGGATATTCTTTGGAGTTCGGCTTCAAGCAGTACGATTGCATGGAACGCTGGTGATGGCAACAATGCATTCGGTACAGAAAATAGAATTACTACCGAAACCCCCTATCCCAAAACACCTTTTGCTATGGATGTGGACAAGGATGGAGATTTGGATGTGTTGAACATCAGTCCTTTGAGCTGGCATGAAAATAAAGGGAATAAGCAATTTGGTGCATTGAAGCCTATTTATCATACAAGTGTTTCTCATGTTATCATCAAAGATTTAGACTCGGACGGTTATGAAGATTTGATTACATCTTCTTACGAAACACTTTCATGGTTTCCAGGAAACAGTCAAGGTTTTGATCCAGAAATAATCATTGTGGAGGATTTGTATTGGGTAGAAAGTCTGGACGTTGCAGATTTGGACAAAGATGGAGATTTAGACATTGTGGTTGTGAATGATACAGATAATGAAATCCTTTGGTTTCCCAATAAAGGTGGTGCTGCATTTGGAGAATCTCGTTTGATAACAGAGAATTTTAGACAAATAGAAGCTCTCAAACTTGCAGATATTAATCAAGATGGAACGATGGATGTCATTGCAGGAACAACCACTTTGGAAGACAGAATTGAATGGTTTTCCAACAATGGAGAAGGCGTATTTGAAGCGAAAGGTATCATTGCAGAAGATATTGGAGCTATTTCCACTGACTTTGTAATTGACATGGATTTAGACGGTGATTTGGATATAATATTTGCTAGCAGTTTTCTTGAAGAAATTCGAGTTGCAAAAAACGATGGAATGGGTAATTGGTCTGCTCCTGTTACGGTTTTTGAAAATGGTTCTTCGTCCAAGATTGTAGGTCTTACCGACATCAATGGCGATAAGCTTCTCGATATATTGTACAATACAACTATTAACTCTGCCCTGTACATCACTATTCAAACAGAATTGGGAGTATTTGATACACCATTGAAAATTAGCAACATTACGAGTAATTATGCTCATAGTGTGGATTTGGACTTAGATGGCGATTTGGATGTATTGAGTACAGGGAATTTTATCAAAACCCTTGTTTGGTATGAGAATACAATAGACCAAGATAAACATCCTATTGTCGGTTTCACTTACTTTGATGTGAACGAAAATGGACTTCGAGAATCCAATGAGCCTCCGTTGGTTAATCACCCCATTCTTTTATCTCCCAATGAAAACCTCACCTTCTCCAAATCTAATGGCAATTTTACCTACATTGTATCGCCTGACGAATATGTACTGCAAACCGAATCGATTGGAATCTGGAAACTGACCAGTGCGGATGAATCCTACGAAATCAACTTACTCCAAGAAGAAACTGCCAATCCTTATCTTTTTGGTTTTGCTCCCCAACGACACAAGACAGAAGTACGCCCATTCTTATTAGGCAATCCCACTCGCTGCAACAGCGAAGTTTCTTATTGGCTGGACTATCGAAATACAGGTACAGCTATTGCCAAAGGAACTATTTCCTTAGAAGTCGACGAATTGCTGGCTTTTGTATCTTCCAATCCAGAACCCGATGAAATAGAGGAAGGTAAATGGATTTGGAATTTTGAAGATCTTTATCCAAGTCAAAATGACAGAATAGAAATTCACTTTCAGACACCTGACGAATCTCATATCGGAGAAATACTCAATGTCAAAACAACGCTACATTTTTTCATTAACGACCAACTCAGTCACTACCCTCTCACCGATGAATACAACTCCGAACTCCTCTGCTCCTACGACCCCAACGACAAACTCGTTCGCTCCAACCTATTAGGACAGTCCGAATTTGCCTACATCAAAGACACGATTTACTACACCGTCCGCTTCCAAAACACAGGAAACGACACCGCCTTCAATATCAGAATAGAAGACCTATTGGACAAAAAACTGGATTGGACAACTTTCCGTCCCATCACTGCAAGCCACGACTACCGAACCGTACTGAACCGTCAAACAGGCCTAGCGACTTTCTATTTTGACGATATTATGCTGCCCGACAGTACCACCAACGAAGTAGAAAGTCATGGTTTTGTGACCTTTGCCATTGCTTCTTTGGCAAATGTGGGCGACAAAACGAAGGTCGACAATACCGCTTCTATCTTTTTTGACTTCAATCCTCCAATCATCACCAATACTGCAATAATCACCTTGATTGAACAGGTCGAAACGGATATTGAGGTATTGGATAATGGATATTCGATATTGATTTTCCCCAACCCTTTTTCTACCCACACCACCATTGAAGTAGAGGGTTTACCACAAGGCAATTACCAATTGCAGCTAATGGACATTCTCGGCAGAAAATTGAAGGAATTAGATTTGGAGAATGGTAACGTGGATTTGGAGAGAGGGAATTTGGCGAGTGGGGTGTATTTGTTTCGGATTTTGACGGATGAGAATAGGATTTTGGGGAGTGGGAAGGTGATGGTGGAATAA